From a region of the Andrena cerasifolii isolate SP2316 chromosome 13, iyAndCera1_principal, whole genome shotgun sequence genome:
- the Rab27 gene encoding RAS oncogene family member Rab27, protein MEYDYLIKFLALGNSGVGKTSFLFQYTDGMFDSRFMSTVGIDFKEKRVIYQTANGRTQRVHLQLWDTAGQERFRSLTTAFYRDSMGFLLIFDLTNEISFLEVRNWLEQLRTHAYCEDPDIILCGNKSDLEDKRVISEHKARELAEKHGLVYLETSAATGQNVMRAVEILLDRVMSRMETTVDKSLLPHQRVLRCHGRETPPPSTSCYC, encoded by the exons ATGGAATACGATTATCTCATCAAGTTCCTGGCCCTTGGGAACTCTGGGGTTGGCAAGACTagttttttgtttcaatatacCGACGGTATGTTTGATTCTCGTTTCATGTCCACTGTCGGCATCGACTTCAAGGAAAAACGAGTG atctACCAGACAGCAAATGGTAGGACTCAGCGTGTGCATTTGCAGCTGTGGGACACAGCTGGCCAAGAGCG GTTCAGAAGTCTAACCACTGCATTTTACCGGGATTCTATGGGCTTCCTTCTAATTTTTGACCTGACCAATGAGATATCTTTCCTTGAAGTAAGAAATTGGCTGGAACAACTTAGG ACCCACGCATATTGCGAGGATCCAGACATAATTCTCTGTGGAAATAAATCCGACCTCGAAGACAAGCGAGTTATAAGCGAACATAAGGCTCGGGAATTAGCAGAGAAGCATGG CTTGGTGTATCTGGAAACGAGTGCAGCTACCGGACAGAACGTGATGCGCGCTGTGGAAATACTTCTGGACCGCGTGATGAGTCGAATGGAAACTACCGTGGATAAGTCGTTGCTGCCTCATCAGAGAGTCTTACGATGCCACGGGCGCGAAACACCACCCCCTAGTACATCTTGTTATTGCTGA
- the Mal gene encoding molybdenum cofactor sulfurase: MHNGKRHQNSRINPSITLMNMENIDTSVAYTPVYDNETTKILENEFSRIKGECYLDHAGATLYSDTQIKNTAAELHHSLYANPHSIGTAATVTHDIIEQMRYVILNHFHVSSDDYTVIFTSSATASLKIIADAFLFSKEGTSNTLSQAGHFVYTQDNHTSVLGMREVVAKTGANITCLSHSNAFETFKSPLNPSLASSSQTSSNSLFVYPAQCNFSGLKYPLKWIEDVHNGILSNIIHDTSTRWYVLLDAAAFVATNDLDLSVHKPDFVCLSFYKMFGYPTGIGALLVKNDSANVLQKVYYGGGTVDVSLSSEMFHVKRQSLHQRFEDGTVPFLSIISLRHGLDILSSITMKKISEHVFSLAKVLYNSLLTLHHSNGKPVVRLYSDTAYDNNDLQGSIVAFNLMRSNGEYVGYMEILNMAALYKIHLRTGCFCNPGACQRHLALSNEEVLHNYDAGYVCGGTADLINGKPTGAVRASFGYMSTVKDVETLLLMIKQCFVDGSQINKVPDWWLEYKTTLHKKYDQHDTDALKTCTITNNNSNTIINKLQNIRESINQFINDNQFFNLTIDTSAVKKKCTLEQLYIYPIKSCAAYNITGSWSLNSKGLQYDREWMIVTSSGTCLTQKQHINLCLLRPVIKKEEGIIELNYPDMPAISISLDNTSAKPVKGTVCQSRICGHKVEGTDCGSDVSEWLSLALRLPDLRLIRQSDYDNKRKGSNQPELSFSSQAQYLLINKASVSWLSDKVSDAEVQKDTIVHRFRGNMILSGCEAFQETEWKHITIGRNNFAVTGPCTRCQMICIDQTTGMKTVEPLRTLAEQFHGKLRFGIYLTKVTKENGLITVGDTVHAS; encoded by the exons ATGCACAATGGGAAAAGACATCAAAACAGTCGCATCAATCCTTCCATAACACTGATGAACATGGAAAATATAGATACGTCAGTAGCGTATACGCCGGTGTACGATAACGAGACGACGAAAATTCTTGAAAACGAATTTTCGAGAATCAAAG GGGAATGTTACTTGGATCATGCAGGAGCAACTTTGTATTCAGACacacaaataaaaaatactgcTGCTGAGTTGCATCATTCACTTTATGCTAATCCACACTCCATTGGGACTGCAGCTACTGTGACTCATGATATCATAGAACAGATGAGATATGT GATTTTAAATCACTTTCATGTATCTTCTGATGACTATACTGTTATATTTACATCCAGTGCAACTGCTTCTTTGAAGATCATAGCTGATGCATTCCTGTTCAGTAAAGAGGGGACAAGCAATACTTTGTCCCAAGCAGGGCACTTTGTTTATACACAAGATAATCATACATCTGTTCTTGGTATGCGGGAAGTCGTCGCTAAAACGGGAGCAAACATAACTTGCTTAAGTCACAGTAATGCTTTTGAAACTTTCAAGTCTCCTTTGAATCCATCCTTAGCTTCTTCTTCACAAACAAGCAGCAACTCGCTCTTTGTATATCCCGCGCAATGCAATTTTTCGGGATTAAAGTATCCTCTAAAATGGATTGAAGATGTGCATAATGGTATTCTTTCCAATATAATTCATGATACATCCACGAGGTGGTATGTCCTCCTTGATGCTGCTGCTTTTGTAGCTACAAATGATTTGGACTTGTCTGTTCACAAACCAGATTTTGTGTGTCTATCTTTTTATAAGATGTTTGGATACCCTACTGGAATTGGTGCACTATTAGTAAAGAACGATAGTGCGAATGTACTGCAGAAGGTTTATTATGGTGGAGGCACTGTAGATGTTTCTCTAAGCTCAGAAATGTTTCATGTAAAACGTCAGAGTCTACATCAAAG ATTTGAAGACGGCACTGTACCATTCCTCTCCATAATATCTTTAAGGCATGGTTTAGACATATTGTCGTCTATTACGATGAAGAAAATATCAGAGCATGTGTTTTCACTTGCCAAAGTTTTATACAACTCTTTGCTAACACTTCACCATAGTAATGGAAAACCGGTTGTAAGGCTGTATTCTGACACAGCTTATGATAACAATGATTTGCAGGGCAGCATTGTTGCATTTAATCTCATGCGCTCCAATGGAGAATACGTAGGATACATGGAAATCTTGAATATGGCAGCTCTCTATAAAATACACCTCAGAACTGGTTGTTTCTGCAATCCTGGCGCATGCCAGAGGCATTTAGCCTTGTCAAATGAAGAAGTTCTTCACAACTATGATGCAGGTTATGTCTGTGGGGGTACTGCAGATTTAATAAATGGCAAACCAACTGGGGCTGTGAGAGCTTCATTTGGATACATGTCTACAGTTAAAGATGTTGAGACTTTATTACTTATGATTAAACAGTGCTTTGTGGATGGatcacaaataaataaagttccAGACTGGTGGCTGGAATATAAAACAACTTTACACAAAAAATATGATCAGCATGACACTGATGCACTAAAGACATGTACCATAACAAACAATAATAGTAATACAATTatcaataaattacaaaatattaggGAATCAATTAATCAATTTATCAATGATAACCAATTCTTCAATCTGACAATAGACACTAGTGCAGTTAAAAAGAAGTGCACTTTAGAACAATTGTACATATATCCAATAAAATCGTGCGCTGCTTATAATATAACAGGTTCCTGGAGCCTAAATTCTAAAGGTTTGCAGTACGACAGAGAATGGATGATTGTTACATCCTCTGGTACTTGTTTAACACAAAAGCAACATATAAATCTTTGTTTACTGAGGCCAGTTataaaaaaggaagaaggaatTATAGAATTAAATTACCCAG ATATGCCAGCGATAAGTATCTCCTTAGACAATACCTctgcaaaaccagtaaaagggaCAGTATGTCAAAGTCGAATTTGTGGGCATAAAGTAGAAGGGACTGACTGTGGTTCAGATGTCTCTGAGTGGTTAAGTTTAGCATTAAGACTACCAGATTTGAGACTCATAAGACAAAGCGATTATGacaacaaacgaaaag GGAGTAATCAACCTGAACTATCATTTTCTAGTCAAGCCcaatatttgttaataaataaagcTAGTGTATCGTGGCTCAGTGATAAGGTATCTGATGCTGAAGTTCAAAAAGATACAATTGTACATAGATTTAGGGGGAATATGATATTAAGTGGTTGTGAAGCTTTCCAGGAAACAGAGTGGAAGCATATTACTATTGGAAGAAACAACTTTGCG GTAACTGGACCGTGTACTAGATGCCAGATGATATGCATCGATCAAACTACTGGTATGAAGACGGTAGAACCACTGCGTACACTTGCAGAGCAGTTCCATGGAAAATTAAGATTCGGTATTTATTTAACCAAAGTAACTAAAGAAAATGGACTCATTACTGTTGGGGATACTGTTCATGCTTCCTGA